The nucleotide sequence aggtactgcaaccaactGCAGGGAGCAGGCGGAAAAAAAGAACTACTCATGGCCTACTTTGGAAAGAGTTTGGTCGGCATCGCTTTGGAATGGTATTTGGATCAGGATATATCTCGTTGGCATATCTGGGATGACCGTGCTCGGGACTTTGTCAGGAAGTTTCAATATAACATTGACATTGCCCCTGACCAAAATTCATTGTCAAATCTAAAGAAAAAGTCCTCGGAGAGCTTCCGAgagtatgctgtcaaatggcgcgaacaaaCGGCCAGAGTCAAACCTCCAATGGACGAAATAGAGATGGTTAGTGTCTTccttcaagcccaagaggctgattattatcaaaacatgatgtctgcgaTGAGTAAGCCATTTGCCGAAGCCATCAAAATTggtgaaatggttgaaaatgggttaAAAACAGGACGAATCTTAAGGCAGTTTGCTATAAGGGCTACCTCCCAAGCAATCCTAGGTGGGTCTGGAGGAGCAACAAatcgaaagaagaaggaagaagcagCAATGGCAACTTCAAGTGCAAGAAATCCCCGTCCACCCCGACCTCATTTCTCTGAAAaaaccccacaacattactatcccTACCAAGATGTGGCTTATGCTATGGTTCTGCAACCATACACAGTGATGAATGCACAACCCTATGTTAGGACACAACAACAATTTAATCAAAATCGAGCTCCATTTCCCAGAAATCAACCTGCTCACCAAGCTCACtataatccccgacctccacaGAACAACTTTCGTGCCCGGGAACCCCCCAAGATACCAAACTTCACACTCATCAGTGAGTCTTATTTTAGCCTGTTCCCCAAACTTGTTCAGATAGGTTTGTTGCAGCCTGTACCCCAAACCAGGAAGAACCCAGTGTCGCCCGCTTACAGAGCTGGTACTCGATATGCCTACCATTCAGGGGCAGAAGGGCATGATATAGGCGACTGTTGGACCCTGAAAAGGGCTGTGGAAAATCTGATAGAACAGAAGAGAATAGTGCTAAAGGGCGAAGATGTTCCTAATGTAACCAACAATCCATTACTGGCTCTCAACAATGGGCCAGTTATTGGAATAATCTATGAAGACAGAGAGTTTGACCCAGCTCTAAAAGCCATCATTGCCATAGCCGATGTGGAAAAGAAGCCAAAAGTTGTCGCGAAacaagacaagagggagaagaagAGCAAACCTACCCCAGAATACAGAAAAGAAAGTGGGAATTGAAACCGGGGAAGCTCCCTCAAAAGATGTCGTTCTCTATGTTCCCCGAGGCCACAAGAAAGAACAGATGTCATTGGGCCCTCCTAGAAGGTTTGAGATAAACAAGGGAGCAAATATGTATGTGCCCAAAGGGACCTACGTGGTGCGGGGGCCAATAATtccaccaaggctgaatgagcccgtggttattggccgCACACTACAAAGGCCCATGACAGATCCCACTGTCGTTCCATCGAACTACAACAAAGCGGTAGtaacgtacaaaggtaaagagatCTCGGGAGAAGTTAAGGAAAATAACCCGCCTGAGAAGCACCTCAATCTGGAGGAAGTGAATAATGCCATAAAGAAGTGTTTCCTACCTAAGAAGCTAGTGAGCACTGAAGAAGTAGAAGCGttcttccaaaaaatgaaaatggcagACTACGAGAACcaatgtgaagaaggaaaccCTTGCCCTCAACCCTTTCTTCTAAATGCATCAattatggttgccaaagaaatgaCCAGGCATGGTTACAAACCCAGGAAGGGGCTCGGGAAGTCATTGCAAGGAATCGCTGAACCTATCACTTTGGCTGCTAGTGAGAAGTTCTTTGGGGTAGGTTTCCAACCCATATCAGCTGATGGAAAATAGGCGGATGAAAGAAAGAAcaatggttgggtcttgcctcagtCGATTCCGCATCTTTATAGAAAATTTGTCGGGCCTAAATACAATGAGGAAGAGGAGGATGAGGCCTTTACGACCGAGGAAATTGAAGATATTTGTGGGGCTATGCGACAGATGCCGTGtgaaacccacatggtccaaCCAGGGGAAGGCTCAAGCACCACTGAGGTTCTATACATGGGACCTAGTGCCAAACtgcaaaactggaaggctactccATTCTCAATCAGGCGGGAATCCCTGTAGTCCAGTCCTACCACTTTTTCTGCATCACAAGTTATTTCGgagtgtaactcggatgttttctttagtttcctgtctttaatttccaatgtaacccctgttatcttcaaattcaatgaaatgaaatcaatatttcatcgttcatctctctactctttttgatttttgttatttttctctcttatttttctttcagttctaataatacAGCTTTAAATATCATGACATGCTTGCGAACTTCATGCCCAAATCCAAACACGTTttctaactgtgaaataatgaaccaagaaccggaatatgatgaagaagaggcttttaggaaaataaatcaagaattggaacaatttgagaataaacctaagccgaacttaaatgatactgagccggttaatttgggtagttctgaagaagttagggaaaccaagataagcattcacacagatgaaaaAACCTGGGACACACTGATCCAACTCTTgcttgagttcaaagatgtgtttgcttggtcatacgatgactgCCAGGACTAAGTGTTGAATTGGTGGTTCATAAGTTTCCAACTTACCCCGACTATCCCCCTATCCAGCAAAAGATAAGAAAGTTTaaaactgatatcagtgacaagattaaagaagaggtcacaaaacagttGAAAGCGGGGGATGATCCGAGTGgttcgatacaccacatggttagccaatgtagttctagtgccaaagaaggacgggaaaactcgagtgTGCGTGGATTACgtagatctgaacaaagcaagtcctaaggtTAACTTCCCTTTTTCCAAACATCCACATCCctgttgataactgcgccaaacatgaattacagtccttcgtggattgttacgcaagatatcaccaggtgttgatggatgaagaggatgcagaaaagacagcttttaccaCACCCTGGGGCACGTATTGTTATAGagtcatgccttttggtctgaagaatgccggggcaacctacatgagggccatgacttctatttttcatgacatgattcaCTAAGatatagaggtgtatgtggacgacgtgaacatcaaatctaggacccaggacgaccatgttcggggcttgagaaaattctttgagcggcTACGTAAATATGATCTAAAGCTAAAcacagccaaatgtgcatttgagGTTCCATTTGGCAaactattgggattcatagtcagtcagaggggcatcgagttagacccaacaaagataaagttcATTCGAGATCTGCCTCCTCCAAGAGccaagaaagatgttatgagcttgatgggaagattgaactacatcagctgATTCATTGCCCAAATGACATCtacatgtgaacccatcttctagctgttaaagaaagatgcagcAATTAAATGGACAGACGAGTGCCaggaagcttttgacaaaatcaaagaatacctGTGGAACCCACtagtcttggtcccacctgaaccgggaaggcctttgttcttgtatttgacagtcttggagaattcttttagatgtgtcctcgggcaacatgatgtgaccgagAAAAGAGAACAGGTGatctattatttgagcaaaaagttcacaagCTACGAAGCTAAATATACCctgttggaaagaacttgttgcgccctaacttgggtcgcccAGAAGCTTAGGAATTACCTGCTGGCCTAAACCACTTATCTCAtcaccaggttggatcctttaaacTACATACTCCAGAAGCcaatgcccacagggaggttagaaaaatggcaaatcctgctcactaaatttgacatagtctacgtCACTCACACGGaaatgaaagcccaagcgttaGCAAATCACTTGGctgaaaacccggttgatgataAATACTAGCCTTTGGGCAcctacttcccagatgaagaggtaaattcagttgagATAGCATCAGAGGATGCCCATGCTTGaagaatgttctttgatggagctgtgaacgcaaaaggtgttgaaattggggcaatcttaatctcacccactggtcaacaTTATCCAGCCACGGCCCGACTTCGATTTTTCTGCACGAACAACACTGCCGattatgaagcctgcattatgggtatgaacatgaCAATTGACCAAGATGTCGaggaattgttaatcatgggagattcgtATCTGATTATCTGACAAGCCCAAGGAGAATAGGAGACTCGAGATGTCAAACTTATTCCCTACatgcaacatgtggaagatcttagcaagcgattcaagtcaatagagttcaggtacatccctCGTTGTCACAATAAACTAgctgatgcacttgctactttggcctcgatgctgccatacccaggcaatgcccatatcgatcccttggaaatatAAATCCAGGAAAGGCACGGGTACTGCAATACGGTTGAGGTAGAACCAAatattcagccatggtatcatgatatcaaaagattTCTAAAAACTAAAGAATACCCtgagcaagccagtggagaccaaaaaAGGACCATTAGACAGCACGCaagtggtttcttcttgagcggtgATGTCTtttacaaaaggactccggatctTAACTTGTTACGATGTGTCAACGTCGAAGAGTCcggaagaatcatgtatgaagtacacgcaggagtgtgaagaccccacatgaacgggtatgttttggcaaagaaaatccttcaagggggttattactggatgactatgggaaaagattgcttcagtttcgtccgaaaatgtcatcaatgtcaggtgcacggtgatttgattcatgcaccgcctacaaaactgcatcccatgtcagcaccttggccatttgttgcctggggcatggacgtcattgggccgaTTGAGCTGAAagcatcaaatgggcatagattcatattggtcgctatcgactattttacaaagtgggttgaagcaattacTCTCAAATCTGTCACCAAGAAAACTGTAGTAGACTTCGTGCATTCCAACCTCATCtgccgttttggtattcctgcaactatcattacagataatgctacaaatttgaatagtcatttgatgagggagatatgtgaacaattcaagataactCATCGAaactctactccttatcgtcccaaagccaatggtgtcgtcgaagcagcaaactagaacatcaaaaagattttaagaaagatgattcaaagttccaggaAGTGGCATGAAAAATTGCCGTTTACATTGTTGGGGCatcgcactactgtgcgcacatCGGTCGGAGCAGCCCCAtaccttttggtttatggcatTGAAACAGtaatacccgcggaagttgaaatctcttctctccggatcattgttgaagctgaaattgaagataatgagtgggtcaaaacccgtttggaacagttaaccctgatcaataaaagcgaatggccgcagtctgccacgggcagttgtatcaataaagaatggctcgtgcctacaacaagaaagtgcggcctagaaactttgaagtggggcaacttgTTTTAAGGCTTATTCTTCCCCAtcatcaggaagcaaaaggaaaatttgctcctaacaggaaaggtccatacattatcagaaaattgttgccaaaagggGCATTATATCTAGGAGACATTGAAGGGAATGACCCTGAAACAactgtaaatgcagatgcagtcaaaaggtactatgtctaatccttctgaagcaataacattatccgattgggatgacgtaggctttcattctcgctaccccaaacactccaatccttggctaaccctttgagccagtTACCTCTCTTTCATaaccctctttggaacttgaagaCGTTTGTAAAAAAttgatgaaaaaaaagaagaaaaacaaaaacaaaaacaaaatgtttttcctgaactacatttgacttgattccgaaaggatacgtaggcagcctctctctgggttcagtcataacaaaataaatattcaagttcccccaaaagtgaaactggggcagatattataatggttcggcgatgatcccgcctgaacggttccaaagttgtaattcgatccaaattctttttacccaaaccttgttcaggtccttccgatcaatcggcgaAATGTTTTCAAAATCGGAAAACGCAGCTGtttggatccgatgcaatcaaaatgagagaaataaaaggagagagtcttattggtgaaaatccacgggcaccataagtcgacggtgagcagagaaattgaaaatgagagagtcttgttagtgaaaactcgtaaaagagcattataaggcgatggtgagaaaagaaatgagagaggtcgattggcaaaaacccgcaaagggcgtcgttgatcgaaaagaagaaacccctcaccaccattggtaTTGAAAGAGTTCTGGCAAGTTTTCTCGATTTTAAAACACGGGTCGCAATGAgtttatgagaagttggatagttgtgcagatcgggtatccagtccaagaagcatgtcatgtctattgaagtctgcatgcaccccagataagtccttctttcctccccgaaagggacacttctctttaaattcattttcttttcctttgtttacttttccttgaaCTCCCTTTCTGTCTAACTAtgttccgaaactaatacaaagagaAGGAGGTAAGATTCGTTTTACAGGGTTCTACTTAATAAAAGCCAAGTCAAAAaaaagtacccagcctcagcgggtgcatcaagtcAATCCCGACTGCCCATGATAGCCGATGCTCTGAAATCAgagttattgaaaatgaaaagaaatccaaagtcaaaagCCCTTAGAGGCAGAATAAAGTGAAAGGGCCAAATCCCCATACGGGTGAGTCGTCAtgagaaattttgaaaagttgagTTCCTCAATTTTAGGAGAaagatcaatcttcagaaatgCCAGCAAGCAGCGGAGGTTCTCACCAAAAGggttgggccgagatcaagtgatcaaaaacaatcaaggccaaaaaaccaaccaccatttcaaattaacaattgttctttgtttgaaaaaaattGAAACAGGTACAATCCAAAGTAACCGTGCAAGAAtcaggtgcaaccaaaaaggaaaagagatGCGCAAGagctagaaacagctttgcagcaataatcaatccaaaagggaagtttcctccaaattatttcctgcatttttactaaaaaaaatgaaatgaaaaatgaattgaaattggaaagagagataagaagaaaattcaaaaaatgataGCTTAGGATTCCCAACCTTAATCTTTTAcgcttttgccaacatagggctccggTCCCTAGTtcagattttttagacatagggcctccattccctagtcgccttttgccaacatagggacTTCATTCCCTACTTgagatttttttagacatagggcctccattccctagtcgccttttgccaacatagggcctccattccctagttgagattttttttagacatagggcctccatttcctagtcgccttttgccaacatagggctccaatccctagttgagaatttttggacatagggcctcaatttcctagtcgccttttgccaacatagggctccaatccctagttgtgatttttagacatagggcctccattccctagtcgctttttgccaacatagggctccattccctagttgagatttttgagacatagggcctctattccctagtcgcctttttgccaacatagggatccactccctagttgagattttttagatatagggtctccattccctagtcgcctttttgccaacataaggctccaatccctagttgagatttttagacatatggattccattccctagtcacctttttccaacatagggtctcccttccctagttgagattttagacatagggcctccattccctagtcgcattttgtcaacatagggctccatttcctagttgagattttttagacatagggcctccattacctagtcgcctttttgctaacatagggctccaatccctagttgagatttttagacatagggcctccattccctagtctctttttccaacatagggctccaatccctagttgaaatttttagacatagggcctccattccctagtcgccttttgctaacatagggctccaatccctaattgagatttttagacatagggcctccattccctagacgcctttttgccaacattagggctctaatccctagttgagaatttttagacatagggactccattccctagtcgccttttgccaacatagggctgcAATCCcttgttgagatttttagacatagggcctccattccatagttgctttttgccaacataggctccaatccctagttgaggttattttagatatagggctccactccctaatctctttctcCTAAAGACACACAATCTTTATTTTATcgctttaaaaaaaatagtttagattaagttacaaataactcacgaaattttcctagtgaaaactggggaaGAAATATTTTGTTCgcttgtttgttttggtgtctgagtaggtttgGCCTCTAGGCacaaggttcgagatgaccaaaagaatgagtctcaatccaaataaagaaaagaagaaaaagagcaaaagaAATGAACTCAAAATGTTGAAGTGGAGAACGATGcagactgctcaagatatgattaaAGTCACAGGcttcgcatgtcccgccttgatccaaagctaaagaaagaaccAATACCTACAGTTgatgagcatcaagattcagatcagagccTGCAGCAAGAACCGGTcgagactcaagatcaagctttaagagatttatagatatgaatcttgtaactcgtagctgataggcttagctagtttagctttttattttcttcattttttggtgtaataaggagttcaacaagtagtagtagcagcagcagcaatagtgaaatcatagcttcctggtagtcccagctaccaaaacttccagaactacactgacctgattcctttatagccaaggatatgtaggcaacctctgaagcaaggtttGGTCAGGCATTTTtaaaaatgcttctcatggagtttcaaacaggcaaaaatccctcataattgctcattttatctttgcccgaaaatccTTCGTggttccgagcaaagaggggcaactgtgttatttttgcctcacatgaattactcctacagaattccaaaaactagatttattttctttaaattatttattattttaggaattattgtagaatttttctgattgtttgcattttgcatgcatgtttaattttatttaattcataaaaaatacaaaaatacattgcatttgcatttagaatctaattttgcattttttagattaaattagtaaaaataaaaaactcacaaaaaaataactaatttttgcatttttaatttttagcttcgaattttgtagttttcttttaatttggtaattAATTAGTTATTGTAAATAATATTTTAGTAATTAACCTAATTTGGTAGTATAATTTGggttaggaattaatttaggttttatttttatttttaaaaagaaaaggatttgaaattaaaaagaaattgaaaaaaaagaaaaggaattaaaGAATAAGGATTTTGGGCTCTTTTAATTAAATATCCCCAAGCCCAATACCGTTCCCCTACCCGGTCCACTTTTCTCTATGACGAAACGACACCGTTTAGGTCTTTTAATCTGAGCCCTTGATCTCCCTTGATCAAACGACTTGGAACTGGTCCCTCTAAAGTATATAACTGTCCTAAAGCCCCCTACCCCCCTCTAACTCGTCTCTCTCACTTCACCTCCTCTTCAAAGACTCCATAAAAACGCTAATGCCGCCCTTCCATCCTCTCCAAAGTTCCCGGCGCCGCGACCTCTAATCACCCCCAAATCTACACCATGAAACCCACATGGCTCCCTCTCCCCCAATATTTAACCGTTTTCCCTCAAATCTTTCCAAAattcttcgaatcttaaatcgaagttCTGAAacctaaaatcccaaaattccaaaatcaacaaGTTTAGTGAAGGTTGAGGCTGAAATTGACCGTATTCATGTGTTTTCGTTTGAGAACACATGATTAAGGCCCATTTCGGTCAAAATTAAAAAGCTCGAAGGTTAGTTTCAAGATTTTGTCCGCCGGTTCTTAGGTATTTTCAGCTCTTTcttctttcttgcatttttcttcttcttttttcgtttaagttcatcttcatcttcatcttttctctgtctcttcttttcttcttcttcattatgTTTTCATTTTTAATCATTGTTCCATTGCATAATTAGATTGATAACaaatttagtttattttgttttagtttttaTTAATTAGGTCTAATTAGTTCATTTACCCTTTTTTGTTTTGGTTTCATTCTAAAAGGCTTTCTGGTTTACTCGGGTTAGCCCGTTAATTTGTGACCTTTGATTGTGATTCAAACTTGGGTTCTAAATCAGAAGCCCAAGAAAGGGATTCAATCCGTGTCTTGCAAGCCCAGGTTTGGGTTGAACCATTAGGTCAACTTGACCCATGAGGTTTCAGGGGTAAAAATAGGGGTCTTAAGGGTTAGTTTAGGAATTTAGGTTAGGGAATCTCTTGTAACTAACTTGGGAAGCTGCCTAGAAGGTGGGATGAGGACTAATTTGAAAACCTGATTTTTAAACTAAGGGTacattagaaaaataaaaattacaaaaggATTAAAAGAGTAAAACTGAATTCAGTCTTgctgccctaaggcttgcctataaaAGCATTCTTTCTTCACACACATGCCAGATTTTAGAGATTTAGAGACTGACAAAAGGCTAAAAACACTGAAATTTCAGAAGTAATTGAATTccttttccaaattccaaaagtACTGAAAATTGCTCAAAATTGGTTTTGATTGTTCGATTCTCTAAATTCTTTTGCTTGGTTTATAACTTCTGAAGAA is from Nicotiana tabacum cultivar K326 chromosome 18, ASM71507v2, whole genome shotgun sequence and encodes:
- the LOC142172450 gene encoding uncharacterized protein LOC142172450, with translation MRSMEQSLKNIQGLSGQNNVSYTDLCMFPHVHLPLGFKTPKFEKYDGHVDPIAHLKRYCNQLQGAGGKKELLMAYFGKSLVGIALEWYLDQDISRWHIWDDRARDFVRKFQYNIDIAPDQNSLSNLKKKSSESFREYAVKWREQTARVKPPMDEIEMVSVFLQAQEADYYQNMMSAMSKPFAEAIKIGEMVENGLKTGRILRQFAIRATSQAILGGSGGATNRKKKEEAAMATSSARNPRPPRPHFSEKTPQHYYPYQDVAYAMVLQPYTVMNAQPYVRTQQQFNQNRAPFPRNQPAHQAHYNPRPPQNNFRAREPPKIPNFTLISESYFSLFPKLVQIGLLQPVPQTRKNPVSPAYRAGTRYAYHSGAEGHDIGDCWTLKRAVENLIEQKRIVLKGEDVPNVTNNPLLALNNGPVIGIIYEDREFDPALKAIIAIADVEKKPKVVAKQDKREKKSKPTPEYRKESGN